A window of the Paenibacillus woosongensis genome harbors these coding sequences:
- a CDS encoding AEC family transporter yields the protein MIIEIVTDVVLPIFVLIGLGALMHRAFQLNLYTLAKINFYYITPAVVFLSMYNSEMSPLLLGSVTLFYALYISLQYIVSSIVSWKRGFKPGMKAAFTNSLILDNSGNYGLPINQLAFKGDPLATSIQALVMTFQSLVTFTYGVISVQRAKSGGTLKAALIGFLKMPVPYALVLGLVFHVFHWPLPEFAAKPLGYIADSMVSIALLTLGAQIIQYPLRLDRLDVYISAFLRLLVGPAIGLLLILALGLKGIPAQALLIASGMPTGVNSTILAEEYDNEPDFASQTVLISTLLNVITVTALISLSKFVG from the coding sequence ATGATTATCGAAATCGTAACGGATGTGGTACTGCCCATCTTTGTGCTGATTGGACTTGGAGCGCTGATGCATCGTGCTTTTCAGCTCAATTTATATACACTGGCAAAAATCAACTTTTATTATATCACTCCCGCTGTTGTGTTCCTGAGCATGTACAATTCGGAAATGTCCCCCTTATTATTGGGCAGCGTTACTCTGTTCTACGCTTTATATATTTCACTCCAGTATATTGTCAGCTCTATTGTCAGCTGGAAAAGGGGATTCAAACCAGGCATGAAGGCCGCCTTCACGAACAGCCTCATTCTCGACAACTCGGGCAACTATGGACTTCCTATCAATCAGCTCGCATTCAAGGGCGATCCGCTAGCGACTTCGATCCAGGCGCTGGTCATGACCTTTCAAAGCCTCGTCACCTTTACTTATGGCGTAATCTCGGTTCAACGCGCTAAATCAGGAGGAACATTGAAAGCAGCATTAATTGGTTTTCTAAAAATGCCGGTTCCGTACGCGCTCGTGCTTGGCCTAGTCTTTCACGTCTTTCACTGGCCGCTGCCAGAGTTCGCAGCAAAGCCGCTGGGCTATATCGCAGATTCCATGGTCAGCATCGCTTTACTGACGTTAGGGGCGCAAATTATCCAATATCCGCTTCGCCTGGACCGGTTAGATGTATACATCAGCGCCTTCTTAAGGCTGCTAGTCGGTCCGGCTATCGGGCTGCTGCTTATTCTCGCGCTTGGCCTGAAAGGCATCCCGGCTCAAGCGCTGCTCATCGCCTCCGGTATGCCGACAGGCGTCAACAGTACGATTCTTGCTGAAGAGTATGATAACGAGCCAGACTTCGCGTCCCAGACTGTACTCATCTCTACGCTGCTGAACGTCATAACCGTAACGGCACTGATCTCGTTATCCAAATTCGTGGGGTAA
- a CDS encoding BC1881 family protein, giving the protein MNLWPLFQRDWQYIYQCLIVLNKEPAAREGIEVIEVNPQKEFKITTGQKEMKPTGPAIILINQDQARR; this is encoded by the coding sequence GTGAACTTGTGGCCACTGTTTCAACGGGACTGGCAATATATATATCAATGTCTAATTGTTCTTAACAAAGAACCCGCAGCTCGCGAGGGAATTGAGGTTATTGAAGTAAACCCTCAAAAGGAATTTAAAATAACAACCGGCCAGAAGGAAATGAAGCCAACTGGACCGGCTATTATTCTAATCAACCAAGACCAAGCTCGACGGTAA